The Pseudomonas azotoformans genome has a segment encoding these proteins:
- the tcdA gene encoding tRNA cyclic N6-threonylcarbamoyladenosine(37) synthase TcdA has protein sequence MSTEDPRFAGVARLYGIEGLERLKAAHVAIVGVGGVGSWAAEAVARCGVGEISLFDLDDVCVSNSNRQLHALDSTVGKPKVEVMAERLRGINPDCTVHAVADFVTRDTMAEYITPDIDCVIDCIDAVNAKAALIAWCKRRKIQIITTGGAGGQIDPTLIQVCDLNRTFNDPLASKVRSTLRRDYNFSRTVTRHYSVPCVFSTEQLRYPKPDGSICLQKSFVGDGVKLDCAGGFGAVMMVTATFGMVAATKAVDKIVAGVRRPSERVKAS, from the coding sequence ATGAGCACAGAAGATCCGCGGTTTGCAGGCGTCGCCCGCTTGTATGGCATTGAAGGCCTGGAACGCTTGAAAGCAGCCCATGTGGCTATTGTCGGCGTTGGCGGCGTAGGCTCCTGGGCGGCGGAAGCCGTGGCCCGTTGCGGGGTGGGCGAGATTTCGCTGTTTGACCTGGATGACGTCTGCGTGAGCAACAGCAACCGTCAGTTGCACGCGCTGGACAGCACCGTGGGCAAGCCCAAGGTCGAGGTGATGGCGGAGCGCCTGCGCGGCATCAACCCGGATTGCACCGTGCATGCGGTGGCGGATTTCGTGACCCGCGACACCATGGCCGAATACATCACGCCGGACATCGATTGCGTGATCGACTGCATCGACGCGGTCAACGCCAAGGCCGCGCTCATCGCCTGGTGCAAGCGTCGCAAGATCCAGATCATCACCACCGGCGGCGCCGGCGGGCAGATCGACCCGACGTTGATCCAGGTCTGCGACCTGAACCGCACCTTCAATGACCCGTTGGCCTCGAAAGTGCGCTCGACCCTGCGCCGCGACTACAACTTCTCCCGTACCGTGACCCGCCATTACAGCGTGCCGTGTGTGTTTTCCACCGAACAGCTGCGTTATCCCAAGCCGGACGGCAGCATCTGTTTGCAGAAGAGTTTTGTCGGGGATGGCGTGAAGCTGGACTGCGCGGGCGGTTTTGGTGCGGTGATGATGGTGACGGCCACGTTCGGCATGGTGGCGGCCACCAAGGCGGTGGACAAGATTGTGGCCGGAGTGCGCCGGCCTTCCGAGCGGGTCAAGGCGTCGTAA
- a CDS encoding SufE family protein — protein sequence MSLPVDAAAALEAFQAVGSWEQRARMLMQWGERLPALADEDKVDANLVQGCESLVWLVAELRDGHWQFAASSDARMIRGLVALLLARVNGLSAAELQAVDLPDWFAQLGLSRQLSPSRSNGLNAVLQRMRQLSAVTTP from the coding sequence ATGAGCTTACCGGTGGATGCCGCAGCCGCACTTGAGGCGTTTCAGGCCGTCGGCAGTTGGGAGCAGCGCGCGCGGATGCTGATGCAATGGGGCGAGCGTCTGCCTGCCCTGGCCGATGAGGATAAAGTCGACGCCAATCTCGTACAGGGCTGCGAAAGCCTGGTGTGGCTGGTCGCAGAATTGCGCGATGGCCACTGGCAGTTCGCCGCCAGCAGCGACGCACGGATGATTCGTGGGTTGGTGGCGTTGCTGCTGGCGCGGGTCAATGGCCTGTCCGCCGCAGAATTGCAGGCGGTGGATCTGCCTGACTGGTTTGCACAGTTGGGGCTGTCCCGCCAACTGTCACCGTCGCGCAGCAATGGCCTGAATGCCGTGCTGCAGCGCATGCGGCAACTGAGCGCCGTTACGACGCCTTGA
- a CDS encoding aminotransferase class V-fold PLP-dependent enzyme, with product MLVPSPWRADFPAIATLQRQDQTYLDNAATTQKPQALLDAISHYYANGAANVHRAQHLPGAHATQAFEDSRSKVAQWLNAGDSGQIVFTHGATSALNLLAYGLEHLFNAGDEIVISALEHHANLLPWQQLAKRRALNLVVLPLDDNGVIDLAAAAELIGPRTRLLAVSQLSNVLGAWQPLEALLALAQPHGALTVIDGAQGIVHGRHDVQALGCDFYVFSSHKLYGPDGVGVLFGRNEALHHVRHWQFGGEMVQQADYHSASFRPAPLGFEAGTPPIASVIGLGASLDYLSSLDQPAVIAHEAALHDYLLRGLKARNGVHVLGSPQVALVSFVVDGVHNADLAHLLTEQGIAVRAGHHCAMPLLKAMHLSGAIRVSLALYNDSDDLERFFEALDQALDMLR from the coding sequence ATGCTAGTGCCCTCCCCCTGGCGCGCCGACTTTCCGGCCATCGCCACCCTGCAACGGCAAGACCAGACCTACCTGGACAACGCCGCCACCACGCAAAAACCCCAGGCTTTGTTGGATGCCATCAGCCATTACTACGCCAACGGCGCAGCCAATGTGCACCGCGCCCAGCATTTGCCAGGCGCCCATGCGACCCAGGCGTTCGAAGACAGCCGCAGCAAGGTCGCACAGTGGTTGAATGCAGGCGACAGCGGGCAGATCGTGTTCACCCACGGCGCAACTTCTGCGCTGAACCTCTTGGCCTATGGCCTTGAGCACTTATTCAATGCGGGCGATGAGATTGTCATCAGCGCCCTGGAACACCACGCCAACCTGCTGCCCTGGCAGCAACTGGCCAAGCGTCGCGCACTGAACCTAGTGGTACTGCCACTGGATGATAACGGCGTGATCGACCTGGCTGCCGCTGCCGAGCTGATCGGCCCGCGCACGCGATTACTCGCAGTGAGCCAGCTGTCCAACGTGCTCGGCGCCTGGCAGCCACTGGAAGCCCTGCTGGCACTCGCCCAGCCCCACGGCGCCCTGACCGTGATCGACGGCGCCCAAGGCATCGTCCATGGTCGTCACGACGTGCAGGCGCTGGGTTGCGACTTCTATGTGTTTTCCAGCCACAAACTGTATGGCCCGGACGGCGTCGGTGTGCTGTTTGGTCGCAATGAAGCGCTGCACCACGTACGCCACTGGCAGTTCGGCGGCGAGATGGTGCAACAGGCCGATTACCACAGCGCCAGCTTCCGCCCGGCGCCGCTGGGCTTTGAGGCCGGCACCCCGCCGATTGCCAGCGTGATCGGCCTGGGCGCCAGCCTGGATTACTTGAGTTCGCTGGATCAGCCGGCAGTGATCGCCCATGAAGCGGCGTTGCATGACTACCTGTTGCGCGGGCTCAAGGCGCGCAATGGCGTGCACGTGCTGGGTTCGCCCCAGGTGGCGTTGGTCAGCTTTGTGGTCGATGGCGTGCATAACGCCGACCTCGCGCACCTGCTGACCGAGCAAGGCATTGCCGTACGCGCCGGGCATCACTGCGCCATGCCGTTGCTCAAGGCGATGCATCTGTCAGGGGCGATTCGCGTGTCCCTGGCGCTGTATAACGATTCCGATGACCTGGAACGCTTCTTTGAAGCGCTGGATCAAGCGTTGGATATGCTGCGATGA
- the dapD gene encoding 2,3,4,5-tetrahydropyridine-2,6-dicarboxylate N-succinyltransferase: protein MSNSLFSLGFGVGTQNRQGAWLEVFYAQPLLNPSAEIVAAIAPILGYTEGNQAITFTISQALQLADALKNVDATQAALLNRLAESHTPLVATLLAEDAALTSTPEAYLKLHLLSHRLVKPHGLSLAGVFPQLPNVAWTSQGAIDINELAERQLEARLRGELLEVFSVDKFPKMTDYVVPSGVRIADAARIRLGAYVGEGTTVMHEGFVNFNAGTEGPGMIEGRVSAGVFVGKGSDLGGGCSTMGTLSGGGNIVIKVGEGCLIGANAGIGIPLGDRNTVESGLYVTAGTKVALLDEQNQLVKVVKARELAGQPDLLFRRNSETGAVECKTHKSAIELNEALHAHN from the coding sequence ATGTCCAATTCCCTGTTCAGCCTGGGCTTCGGCGTCGGCACTCAGAACCGCCAAGGTGCTTGGCTGGAAGTGTTTTACGCACAACCGCTGCTCAACCCGTCGGCAGAAATCGTCGCAGCCATCGCGCCGATCCTCGGCTACACCGAAGGCAACCAGGCGATCACCTTCACCATCAGCCAAGCGCTGCAACTGGCTGATGCGCTCAAGAATGTCGACGCTACCCAAGCCGCGCTGCTCAACCGCCTGGCCGAAAGCCACACGCCGCTGGTCGCCACCCTGCTGGCCGAAGACGCTGCACTGACCTCCACGCCTGAGGCCTACCTCAAGCTGCACCTGCTGTCCCACCGCCTGGTCAAGCCCCACGGCCTGAGCCTGGCCGGTGTGTTCCCGCAGCTGCCGAACGTGGCCTGGACCAGCCAGGGCGCGATCGACATCAACGAACTGGCCGAACGCCAGCTGGAAGCCCGCCTGCGTGGCGAACTGCTGGAAGTGTTCTCGGTGGACAAGTTCCCGAAAATGACCGACTACGTGGTGCCGAGCGGTGTGCGTATCGCTGACGCAGCACGCATCCGCCTGGGTGCCTATGTGGGCGAAGGCACCACCGTGATGCACGAAGGTTTCGTCAACTTCAACGCTGGCACCGAAGGCCCAGGCATGATCGAAGGTCGTGTATCGGCAGGCGTATTCGTCGGCAAGGGTTCGGACCTGGGCGGCGGTTGCTCCACCATGGGCACCCTGTCGGGCGGCGGCAACATCGTGATCAAGGTTGGCGAAGGCTGCCTGATCGGCGCCAACGCCGGTATCGGTATCCCGTTGGGCGACCGTAACACCGTGGAATCGGGCCTGTACGTCACCGCCGGCACCAAGGTTGCGCTGCTGGACGAGCAGAACCAACTGGTCAAAGTGGTCAAGGCACGCGAACTGGCCGGCCAACCGGACCTGCTGTTCCGCCGCAACTCCGAGACCGGTGCCGTGGAGTGCAAAACCCACAAATCGGCCATCGAACTGAACGAAGCGCTGCACGCTCACAACTAA
- a CDS encoding arsenate reductase — translation MKKARTWLDEHGANYEFHDYKTAGIDREHLTQWCDEHGWQVVLNRAGTTFRKLEDERKADLDQSKAIELMLAQPSMIKRPVLDLGDRTLIGFKPDSYSAALK, via the coding sequence ATGAAAAAGGCGCGCACCTGGCTCGATGAGCACGGCGCCAACTATGAGTTCCACGACTACAAAACGGCCGGTATCGACCGCGAACACTTGACCCAATGGTGCGACGAGCACGGTTGGCAGGTGGTTTTGAACCGTGCGGGCACCACCTTTCGCAAACTCGAAGACGAACGCAAAGCCGATCTCGATCAGTCGAAAGCCATTGAATTGATGCTCGCACAACCCTCGATGATCAAGCGCCCGGTGCTTGATCTCGGTGACAGAACCCTGATTGGCTTCAAGCCAGATAGTTATTCGGCGGCCCTCAAGTAG